Genomic DNA from Gemmatimonadales bacterium:
GTTGTTTCTTCTTGGTCGCCACGATACTCGAAGGCACACTCACGACCCGTCTGCGTATGTCAGGCACGGGGTCGATGGTGTTTGTAGCTCACCTCGCCGCCATTGTGGTCGTGGGGCCATTCTGGGCAGCCAGTGTCGCTGCTTCATCAAACGTTATCGGCAGCATCGTCCGCGGGAACGGGTGGCCAAAGGTTGTGTTTAATTCAGCCCAGATCATCCTTGCCGTGCTCGGCGGCGCGTACATTTATCGGGCTTTCGGTGGTGGATTTCCACCGGCCTACTTTGCGTCAGGTGCAGAGCTTTCGATGCCGGAGGTTCAACGCGATCTCGGACTCTTTTTTCTAATGGCACTGATGTACTTCGCAGTGAATGCAACTGCAGTAAGTGGTGTGCTGGCGCTTAGCTCTGGACGTGCCTTCCGCGAAGTCTGGAATTTGAATGCGCGGGGCGTGCTCGCCTACGATGTTTGTGCGAGCTTGCTCGCTTTGCTAATGGCCTCAGCCTACGAGGTGTTCGAGCACTGGTTCGGGTTCGGTTCAATCGGTGTGATCGCGCTCGTCCTGCCGATTTTGGCCGTGCGCCATGTATACGGCCTGTACCGACAATTGCAGGAGAGCGGACAAGAGCTTCTCGAAGTAATGGTCAAGGCCATCGAGGCCCGTGACCCCTACACATCTGGGCATTCACGGCGTGTAAGCCAGATGTCCCGAACGATTGCAACGGAACTGGGTTTGCCCGCGCGGGAAATTGAACAGGTCGAAACCGCGGCGCTCTTGCACGATGTGGGAAAGATTCACGAAGAATTTGCGCCACTTCTCCGCAAGGAGGGCCGTTTGACCCCGGAGGAGACGACGCTCATGCAGACACACGCTGCACGGAGCGCAGATCTCGTTGGAATAATTTCGAAATTCCGCGGCCCAATTCAGCTTGCAGTCAGGCACCACCACGAACGGTGGGATGGTCGGGGCTATCCTGATGGCATTACCGCCGAACGTATCCCGCTCGGGGCGCGCATCATTCTGGTCTCGGATACGATCGACGCCATGACGACAGATCGACCGTATCGTAAGCGGCTGCCGCTCGATACCGTAGTCGCCGAGTTGCTAAAGCATCAAGGCACACAGTTCGACCCGCGAATCGTTGCGCTCGCCATTTCCTCAGTGGCGGTCCGGCGTCTAATCGCCGAGCCAGGTTCCCGATCAGCGCCCGCGGAGCACCGCTCCGCTGGCGTCGGTCGTCTA
This window encodes:
- a CDS encoding HD-GYP domain-containing protein, with translation MSSIAAHLRIRLYAYVAAVALGGVAALAAAWHGALAFPGWWPLGCFFLVATILEGTLTTRLRMSGTGSMVFVAHLAAIVVVGPFWAASVAASSNVIGSIVRGNGWPKVVFNSAQIILAVLGGAYIYRAFGGGFPPAYFASGAELSMPEVQRDLGLFFLMALMYFAVNATAVSGVLALSSGRAFREVWNLNARGVLAYDVCASLLALLMASAYEVFEHWFGFGSIGVIALVLPILAVRHVYGLYRQLQESGQELLEVMVKAIEARDPYTSGHSRRVSQMSRTIATELGLPAREIEQVETAALLHDVGKIHEEFAPLLRKEGRLTPEETTLMQTHAARSADLVGIISKFRGPIQLAVRHHHERWDGRGYPDGITAERIPLGARIILVSDTIDAMTTDRPYRKRLPLDTVVAELLKHQGTQFDPRIVALAISSVAVRRLIAEPGSRSAPAEHRSAGVGRLSRAAAGMWRVDRAQS